From a single Vitis vinifera cultivar Pinot Noir 40024 chromosome 18, ASM3070453v1 genomic region:
- the LOC100854044 gene encoding UDP-glycosyltransferase 88F5 encodes MEDAIVLYPAPGIGHVVSMIELGKFILRRYSHRFSITILLAPGPFDTPATTSYIDHISQTNPSIFFHHFPYLSIDTSSSTRSHLAVLFEFIRLSASNVLHSLQQLSRASTIRAFIIDYFCASALPMGRGLGIPTYYFLTSGAASIAAVLYFPTIHKQTEISNKSFKDMPTTFIHFPGLPPLQATRMLQPLLNRDDPAYDDMLYFSELFPKSDGLVINTFNDLEPMALKTIREGTCVPNGPTPSVYCIGPLIADTGEDESNISGNKTRHGCLSWLDTQPSQSVVFLCFGSKGTFSPAQMKEIANGLERSGKRFLWVVKNPPSTDKSKRIAVTADVDLNVLMPEGFLERTKDRGMVVKSWAPQVAVLNHPSVGGFVTHCGWNSVLEAVVAGVPMVAWRLYAEQHLNKAALVEVMKMAIGVEQRDEDMFVSGAEVERRVRELMEYEEGRELRERSRKMREMALAAWKEGGSSTTALAKLADVWSQD; translated from the coding sequence ATGGAGGATGCAATAGTCCTGTATCCAGCTCCAGGCATCGGTCATGTGGTGTCCATGATAGAGCTAGGCAAGTTCATCCTTCGTCgttactcccacagattctCCATCACCATTCTCCTCGCCCCCGGCCCTTTTGACACTCCGGCAACCACCTCTTACATTGACCACATCTCCCAAACCAATCCTTCCATCTTTTTCCACCACTTTCCCTATCTCTCGATTGACACCTCTTCTTCCACTCGCAGTCACCTCGCTGTCTTGTTTGAGTTCATCCGTCTCAGTGCCTCTAATGTCCTCCATTCCCTCCAGCAACTCTCCAGAGCTTCCACCATTCGGGCATTCATCATCGACTACTTTTGCGCTTCAGCTCTTCCTATGGGCCGTGGCCTTGGAATTCCCACTTACTACTTCCTCACCTCCGGTGCTGCTTCTATTGCTGCCGTCCTCTACTTTCCGACAATTCACAAACAGACTGAGATCAGCAATAAGAGCTTCAAGGACATGCCCACTACCTTTATACACTTTCCTGGGTTGCCCCCGCTACAAGCCACTCGAATGCTTCAACCATTGCTCAACCGAGACGACCCCGCCTATGATGATATGCTATACTTCTCAGAGCTTTTTCCCAAATCCGATGGACTTGTGATAAATACATTCAATGACCTTGAGCCGATGGCCCTTAAGACAATCAGAGAGGGGACATGTGTTCCCAATGGGCCAACTCCGTCAGTTTACTGCATCGGCCCTTTGATTGCTGATACTGGTGAAGATGAAAGCAATATTTCTGGTAATAAAACTCGTCATGGTTGCTTGTCCTGGCTTGACACACAGCCAAGTCAGAGTGTTGTCTTCTTGTGCTTCGGGAGCAAGGGAACGTTCTCTCCCGCTCAGATGAAGGAGATAGCTAATGGACTGGAAAGAAGTGGCAAGAGATTCTTGTGGGTGGTGAAGAACCCACCATCCACCGACAAAAGCAAGCGGATTGCAGTGACGGCCGATGTTGATTTGAATGTTCTAATGCCAGAGGGGTTCCTGGAAAGAACCAAGGATAGGGGAATGGTGGTGAAGTCATGGGCGCCGCAGGTGGCGGTGCTGAATCACCCATCGGTGGGAGGATTTGTAACCCATTGCGGGTGGAACTCGGTGTTGGAGGCAGTGGTTGCAGGGGTGCCAATGGTGGCCTGGCGTCTATATGCTGAGCAGCATCTGAATAAGGCAGCTCTGGTGGAGGTTATGAAGATGGCTATTGGAGTGGAGCAGAGGGATGAGGATATGTTTGTGAGTGGAGCTGAGGTGGAGAGGAGAGTGAGAGAGTTGATGGAGTACGAAGAGGGGAGGGAGCTGAGAGAAAGAAGCAGGAAGATGAGAGAGATGGCTTTGGCAGCTTGGAAAGAGGGGGGTTCATCCACCACTGCCCTTGCCAAATTGGCTGATGTCTGGAGTCAAGATTGA